From Spiroplasma endosymbiont of Amphimallon solstitiale:
TAACTCAACTGAACATCAATATAATGAATGTATTAAAGTTGACGAATTATGAAAATCAATGTTAATTTATGTACGTGCTATTAGTACACTGGGAAGTTTAGAAATTGGTAAATCCTGAATTGTAAAATTAAAAAGGACACTTATATAAAAATTAAATTGTGTTAATTCTATAATTAAGAAAAGAAAGGAATTAGCACAATGTATAAGTATCTGACTATTGAATCAATAATAGCAATAAAAGAATATAAAAGTTATGGATTTTCGATTCGTAAAATAGCAAAAGCCATTGATTATAGTAAATCAACTGTACATAGAGTTTGTAGATTATTAAATCAAAACTTATTACCATTAGAAATATTGAATAAAATTCAAAAAAATAAACAAAATGCAGGTAGAAAATTAATAATTTTAACTTTAATAGAAATTAATACTATTAATCATTTGTTAATTACTAAAAATTATGCTCTTGATATAATTGCTAATTTTTTAAAGGAAAATAAAATAAAAAGTATTTCAACAAAAACTTTATATAACATGTTTAAAACAAATCGAATGGGTTTTGATGAAAATAACTTATTGAGAAAAGGAAAAAATAAACCTCACAAACAAAAAGAAACTAGGGGCAGAATTAATAATTGTAAGTCTATTCATGAAAGAAATTTAATCATTCCTAATATTAAAAATATAGAAGAATTTGGTCATTTAGAAGGTGATACTATCATTGGTAAAGATCATAAAAGTTCTATTATTACTTTAGCTGATATATGATCAAAAACCACAATTCCTTTAGCAACTAAAAATAATAAATCAGAAAATATTACAAAAAGTATAATAAAATTTATTTCAAAGTTACAAAAAGGAACAGTTAAAACTATTACTTTTGATCGTGGTAAAGAATTTAGTAAATGAAAATTAATCGAAAAAAATTGTAATGTTAAGATTTATTTTGCAGATCCTGGTAAACCTTGTCAAAGAGGTTTAAATGAAAATAATAATGGTATTTTAAGAAGATATTTACCAAAATCTACAGATCTATCTTCATATAAACAAAAAGATTTAAATACTATAGCATTTCAAATTAATTCTACACCCAGAAAATCACTATCTTATAAAAGACCAATAGATTTAATACAATTATTTTAAAAAACTGTCCCATTTATATTTACAATTCAGGTTTTCTAAGAACCTGTTTAGAATCTTTTCGAAAATAATGTAAAATGATTATATATTTTAAAATAAGAGGTATATATGCATAAAAATTATCCAAGTCATGTCACCAAAGAACAATTTGAGAACATAAAATCAATTTTAGAAAATAGCAAAAAGAAAACAAAACCAAGAAGTTTAGATTTATATGAAGTATTTTGTGCAATTTTATATGTATTAAAAAGTGGTTGTCAATGAAGAATGCTACCAAAAAATTTTCCAAAATGACAAACTGTATATTATTATTTTCAAATTTGAAGTAAAAATAATGGTAAAGAACCTAGTGTATTGCAATTAATTTTAAAAAAAATTAGTTAAAAAAGTTCGTATCAATAATAATCGCAAAGAACAAACTAGTTTTTGTATAATTGATTCGCAAAGTGTTAAAAATACAGATACTACTGAAAATAAAGGTTATGATGCTGGTAAAAAGATTTCAGGCATAAAACGTCATATTGTTGTTGATTCTCAAGGTTTACCACATGCAATTTACATAACCACAGCAGAAAAAACCTTTAATTTTGTAGAAAAGTAATGATACATGATAAAGTGTTATTTTTAGAGAATTTTTACACTAAATAATGTTACTTTTAACAAATTTTTAATTAAAAATAATATTTTAAGTGTAAATTGATGAATAATTTTTGGTCATCCATACTTTTCTACATAATTAAAAGAAAAAACAGATCGTAATAGCGCTATAATAATGATTGAAAATGAAAAAGAAAATCTTTCTGCAGTTCAAAAAATAATAGTAGATGCTGGTTATACTGGTGAAAAATTTGCTTCTGAAATCAAAACAATCATAAATGCAAATGTTGAAGTGATAAAACGTAATGAATTACATACTTTTGTAGTATTAGAACCTGTTTAGAATCTTTTCGAAAATAATGTAAAATGATTATATATTTTAAAATAAGAGGTATATATGCATAAAAATTATCCAAGTCATGTCACCAAAGAACAATTTGAGAACATAAAATCAATTTTAGAAAATAGCAAAAAGAAAACAAAACCAAGAAGTTTAGATTTATATGAAGTATTTTGTGCAATTTTATATGTATTAAAAAGTGGTTGTCAATGAAGAATGCTACCAAAAAATTTTCCAAAATGACAAACTGTATATTATTATTTTCAAATTTGAAGTAAAAATAATGGTAAAGAACCTAGTGTATTGCAATTAATTTTAAAAAAAATTAGTTAAAAAAATTCGTATCAATAATAATCGCAAAGAACAAACTAGTTTTTGTATAATTGATTCGCAAAGTGTTAAAAATACAGATACTACCGAAAATAAAGGTTATGATGCTGGTAAAAAGATTTCAGGCATAAAACGTCATATTGTTGTTGATTCTCAAGGTTTACCACATGCAATTTACATAACCACAGCAGAAAAAACAGATCGTAATAGCGCTATAATAATGATTGAAAATGAAAAAGAAAATCTTTCTGCAGTTCAAAAAATAATAGTAGATGCTGGTTATACTGGTGAAAAATTTGCTTCTGAAATCAAAACAATCATAAATGCAAATGTTGAAGTGATAAAACGTAATGAATTACATACTTTTGTAGTATTACCAAAAAGATGAATTGTAGAACGAAGCTTTGCTTGATTAGAAAAATACAGAAGATTATGAAAAAATTGTGAAAGAAAACTAAATACTAGTTTACAAATGGTTGTTCTTTCATTTATTTCAGTTTTATTAAAAAGATTCTAAACAGGTTCTTACCAAAAAGATGAATTGTAGAACGAAGCTTTGCTTGATTAGAAAAATACAGAAGATTATGAAAAAATTGTGAAAGAAAACTAAATACTAGTTTACAAATGGTTGTTCTTTCATTTATTTCAGTTTTATTAAAAAGATTCTAAACAGGTTCTTAGGACAAATAACTTGGTCGCAAAGTTTACAGATATAAATTGCTAAATGAAATGCTTGTTCACATGAACAATTATTAATTTTTGCCATAATCTAATTAACTCCTAATCTATAATAATTATTTAAAATTACCCTTTTAATAAATAACTATTTTCAATTAGAAAGTTTTTTAATATTACCGCTTAAATCCAATTCTAGTGAATAAAAATTACCAACTTTTAAATCAACAGCTGATAAACAATTATTAAAATCACTGATAATATCAGGGTTATATCATTTATCACGTGTTTGACCAGTTGCCCA
This genomic window contains:
- a CDS encoding IS30 family transposase; the protein is MYKYLTIESIIAIKEYKSYGFSIRKIAKAIDYSKSTVHRVCRLLNQNLLPLEILNKIQKNKQNAGRKLIILTLIEINTINHLLITKNYALDIIANFLKENKIKSISTKTLYNMFKTNRMGFDENNLLRKGKNKPHKQKETRGRINNCKSIHERNLIIPNIKNIEEFGHLEGDTIIGKDHKSSIITLADIWSKTTIPLATKNNKSENITKSIIKFISKLQKGTVKTITFDRGKEFSKWKLIEKNCNVKIYFADPGKPCQRGLNENNNGILRRYLPKSTDLSSYKQKDLNTIAFQINSTPRKSLSYKRPIDLIQLF
- a CDS encoding IS5 family transposase (programmed frameshift), with product MHKNYPSHVTKEQFENIKSILENSKKKTKPRSLDLYEVFCAILYVLKSGCQWRMLPKNFPKWQTVYYYFQIWSKNNGKEPSVLQLILKKLVKKIRINNNRKEQTSFCIIDSQSVKNTDTTENKGYDAGKKISGIKRHIVVDSQGLPHAIYITTAEKTDRNSAIIMIENEKENLSAVQKIIVDAGYTGEKFASEIKTIINANVEVIKRNELHTFVVLPKRWIVERSFAWLEKYRRLWKNCERKLNTSLQMVVLSFISVLLKRF